The genomic stretch actttctcttcccctctatcTCTTACCCCTTGTTGAGAGCATGGCTCATCTCAAGGTCTTGGATGATGTTGAGAAGTGTAGTGATCCTGTCCTGGTTGGCTGCCAGGCTGGCCTCCACACACTGCAGTCTCTTATGGAAAGGGGCTGGCCTGCTGCACTGTGGGGAggggggcagcagcagcaggtctGTATCAGCCGGGTGGGAGTGAGCCAGCCTAGGGTCATCCCGGGAGGGTTGTGGGATGGTACTTGACAACAAAAATACTGGATGGATCATCTGGTGTGTCTGATTGGAATGGGTGAGGGTGTAGGATTCTAGGTGTGCCATGCGTGATGGCGGCAAAAGGGGGTTGTACTTGGGGTTTATGGCTTTGTGTGTGAGGAGTTCAGTGATTGTGCATGGACGGGCCTGTGGTATGAGTCGGTGTGTGgggcttgtgtgtttgtgtggggttGGTGTGGAACGGAAGTCTTTGTTTATGTGGTTTGGTGTTTCGGTGATGGGTTTGTCATGTGCGGTAGTGTTTGTCTGTGATGCAATGAGGGGCTTAggatctgtttgtgtctgtggtgTGCTGGAAGTTGGAGCATAATTTGTGTATATCTGCCTGTCAAGGCTGAATCTAAATGTGGTATTTGCATGTGTATGTAACACGCTGGAGGGAATGTGCTCTTTGTGAGAATGTATCTGACACTCAGATCCAGGTTTTAGGTTTGTGAAAAGGTCTCCCTGATGTTGTGTGACAATGTGTCCCTGCTGTTCCCATTCTTTGTTTATCTTTATTTCAGTGATGTGTTTTGGAAGGTTAGTGACCTGTGATGCATTGAATATTCCAGAGTGTCTTTCCTGATGTGTCTGTGATACGATGACAGGAGCACAGTGTCTACTTTTGTTAGACAGAGACAATACTTTGGCATATACATTTGCATGCATTATTGGATCAACAACAAATCTGTTATGAGAGCTGGTGTGAAGGGCAGCGGTTTGTTCAATATGTGTATTTATAAATGTGCTGTTATTCTGCGTGTTAGTGGTTGATCTGTTTGATGGGTCAGGTGGTTTATTGTTGTGTATCTGTGTCATGATCAGTGGTCTACAGATCGGCAGTGACGTAGATGAGGAGTGATGCTGCGTAGCTGTGTATAAGGCATTTGAACAGAGAGAGGATATAGTTGTCTGTGATGCGTTATCAACGTTAGGGGGTGTTATGGGGGATGCATTAGCTGAGTCAGGGGAACTAGGAGTGTGTGATGTGTTTGACAGGTTAAGGGTATGGAACAAAGGTTTTGtaggtgtatttgtgtgtgatggTTTATAATAGCTTGTGGGAGTAGTTGTGTGTGATGGGTTATAATAGCTTGTGGGAGTAGTTGTGTGTGATGGGTTATAATAGCTTGTGGGAGTAGTTGTGTGTGATGGGTTATAATAGCTTGTGAGAATAGTTGTGTGTGATGGGTTGTAAGGGTAAGAGAGAGTGGCTTTGCATGGTGTGTTTGCTGGTTTTAGAGTTGTAGCTATATGTAATGTGTTAGCGAGGCTAGGGAGTGTTGTTCTATGTATCGTTTTAGTAGCACTGTTTAGGAGTTTTGTGGTTGTCGTCAGTGTGCTTTCAGGGGTGGGAGGTGTAGCTGTATGTGAGTTTGCAGAGTTAGGGGGTTTAGTTGCGTGTGTGTTAGCAGGGTAAGGGGGTGCACTTATGTGTAATGTTGTAGCAGTGTTAGACCGTGGTGTTGTGTTTTCAGGCTTAGGGGCTCTAATAACATGGGATGGGTTAACATGGTTTGGAGGAAAGGTTCTGTATGGTGTGTTTGGACGGTAAGGGTGAGTAGATGTACATGATGTATTTGATGGGTTGGGctgtgtatttgggtgtgtgggtgtctTTGGATGTTTACGGTGTGCGCGTGGCGTGTTTGCCCTGGTGGCTATTGCGATCTGAGGATACATTTTGAGTATTTTCGGTAGAGGAATTTTACTCCAGTGAGATGGGGTCTCAAGGGTGTTGGCATCTGCATGCCTGGGTTCAATAGTTGCCTTAGTGACTGTAATAGATTTTGTGTGTAAGATGGTTCTTTGGCGGGTTGGCttgtctgagtgtgtatgtgaaggTGTAACTAGGGTTTCTACTGGGTCTCTGATAGAGGTATTCAGGGGGTATGTATAATGTGAGGTATAACCATTAGTCTGTTTCAGATCTTTGGTTTTCCATGCAGGCGCTGGGTTTGCAGGCAGGTTGGGCTTCctgtctttgttgttgtaaatagGGGGTTTACAGCGGGGGTGGGTGGATTGAGATTCTGTTTGTGTCGGCTGTCTTTGTAACAGATCCCTGTCTGCAAGCCTCGGAGTGGAGCATGTAGAGTTCCTCTCTTTCTCAGTATGTGAAGGGAGAAGGTGGTTTCTGTCTGTGAGTGAAATAGGTGTTTTCATGGCTGTTGTTCCTTCAGGGCATGCAGAGGAAGGGCTCTTAACTTCCAGACTGGCATCTTCATCTCCAGCTCCAGGGACAACAGTCTGTCTCCCTCCACAGTGTCTGCACATTTCCTGGAGCATCCAGAGAGGTGGGGGAGCAGGTGGTCGTTTTGCATTCCCACAATATGAATGTGCCACAGAATGTTCTTTAGGTTTTGATTGGTCCCTTCCTCGAGAGGACATGGTCGAGACAGGCTCCGCCTCATCACTGCCATCAATACAAATCCCTCCTATAGCCTCCGAGTCAACTACGCTGCCATTTGTGTAGCGCAAGTCCCGCCTCTCTTTAATCTTGCTGTTCCCCACGCCCCCTAATAGGTGTGGGTTAGTCTTGATTGCCCGGGCATAGCAATAAGTCCCACTTTTCCATTTGTTGAAGACCACATTCTCTGTAAGTTCACTGGAAATCTCTTCAAATGTCACACCTTTTTTGGTCTTGGAATCTAAACTCCTCTGTTTTGAAAGAACACCTCTTTGTCTGACACTCTTAGTCTGTCTGATTCCCTCCTCTTCCTTTGCCTCTTTTGGGATGTAGCCATTGCATGTAGGAGTAATGCTTCTTTCTGATTGACTGGGGAATGTGCCTGTTAGTTTTGTCCCGTGCAAGATGGGTGGAGCTCTCATGCCGGGTGAAGTCTGCACTCCGATACTGCACTGGGGACCCCATGTCAGTGGCAGCactcccccagccctctccccccCTGCTGTACTCCAACCACGCACCCCCACCAAGGCAGGAACTCCCAGTACTGGCACAGGAGTGGTCAGGTCAGCCGCCCGTCTCCCCATCACCTGGCCGACTGACTCAGTGGCCTGAAAACCCAGGAGAGCTTGtgcccaccatcaccatcacatcTATGGGAAAGTCAAGGTTAGTTTATTGTAAAGAGCACATTATGATGTCTCATTTTGATAAGGCACTGTGAAAGGAATCCGTACCAGGGCAGAACAATTGGATTCCAACAAAGTACAAATCAAGGACACTGCCAGAGCTGCCCATatgcatcagaaatagaggacAAACAAAGGTCTAAAGCCTTGACACAAATTGGAGATAGTCATGAATAATGGACCTTTTCTCGTCTACCACAAGTTAGAACAAACATGAAAGAATTTAGAAGGATAAACCCTACACTGACAATGTGAGAGATAAACCCTACACTGACAATGTGAGACAATATTATATCAGATAATGTAGAAGAGGTTGTTTTAGTATTGTGAGCTGGATTACAGTACCCTCATAACACCAAGGTGTCACAGAGCAGGACATGGGGGTGCATGACAGTCAAGAAACAGTCTTTGGAGTCCTGACCCTTGCTTACTTTTAGTCAAAGGAAACCCTTACTGGATTCAGCACATGGTCTGCCCAGGTTCTGTTTCCTTCAGAGGTCATATTTCACAGAGATCATCTAGTCACAGCTTGACTCCTgtggtgacctctctctctgtttccctcatgGTCATCCTCTCACACCGTCCTGTCCCAACCTTGGGCGGGGGGATAATGTATGAATTTATGCTAACGACTTAATTAAAGCCTGACAAGGGGAAATGAATCAGTGACTCTGTGTGCATTTAACTGACGCAGTAAATGCCAGAGTAgccgagtgtgtatgtgtgtctttatTTGACTGATGCATGCAACTATAGTTTGTGGCCAAAGCAAggacaattgtgtgtgtgtgtgtgtgtgtgagaggcagtGGGTGTGCCTAAAACATTATGTGTGAGTTTGCATTTGCTGATACAGTAAAATACCTCaagatagctgtgtgtgtgtgtgtgtgtgtgactgagtgtgtgcatGCAAAAAATAATTTTGTCCCACAGCCCACCCTCACCCCCCAGGCTTCATGCAGCGCTGTCAGAATTGCAGGCAGATCATCTAATCAGTTGTGCCTGCAGGCACCACTCTTTGACTGTCACATTGTAGATGTCAGTTGGTTGTAGTCCCAACTGACCCCATCTGATGTCACTACGGAACATTCTGTGACAAGTGCCTTAGCCCCTCCTCATATACAGTTGATCAATCTGCCAATAATTCCCTTTCTGACACTGTAAAAGAGGTGTAAACAGTGTCCTCTCATCATCACTATATAGATTTATATCCAGGACAGAGCAATGAGGAACCTGTCCCCTGCCTTCACAGTCAATCTTGACCGGGTCACTAAGCATGTTCAGGTGACTTACCATTGTCAGCATTTGTCAAACCTTGGGTTGAGCTGTGGCACGTTTCACTTTGTCCTTTAGGTGTTCTGCGTCCAGGCGTGGGGGCCCACCTCTCCACCTGGCCTCCTCTCCACCTTGCCCCCCTCCTCTGTACTCCTCTGCTCCAAGTCTTTGAGGAGGGGGGCACTGAGTGACTCCTTTTTGATGAGGTTGAACTCCTTCTCCCTTTCAGTCCCTCCGTGGCACCCACAAACTCACATGAGCATACACTATGCAGTCTAACAGTGGTGCAAAGCCATATTCCCTTCTGGTAAGTATTCCAAAAGCTCTGAGTCACCACTAATCTGGCTCCCTCAGACTAGACATGTAGTCCAGCTGCGTTCTCagtttattccctctctccttctcttactttggtccctctcctccttcctgccTCCCTGCTCACATCATAACACAATGATGCACTGCCCTACGTTCAGCACTCTGTCCAActatccctctcccttcctctcttcctccctccctctctctctctctctcgcttcctctttctctctcactattccctTTCTCATGCGCACACACAGATCTATGGCTGGGTGACTGGCATCTGAAATTCatctgaggggaaggagagagaaagagagtgagacagaaggAAGTGACTAAAATCACAAGGGAAGGGACTGGGTGAAAAGTACCACCAGACTTGAAAAACAAGATAAGGCAAATTGCTGCAGGGTATCACACCAGCAGAGAAGACATGATATTTTACCCTGTGTCTCTCAACACATAATGTGGGTGATAGGGTGACAGCAGTTTCTGCATTGTACACTTTTTAGTTCGATCAGAACGTTTTGTGATGCaagaaagaaaaatacattttgctgtgttttttCTCTAATATTCTGGTGACATATCCTGCTTATGATGATATTGTAGCGATCCTTGCTATATGAACCACTTTACAATTTCCACCATGGGGTTAATCCTGGTGGCGCAATACGTATGGTTTTTGCCTTTTCATGCCAGCGACCCGGATTCACTTCCCTGCCCCACCATTCGCTACAATAGTCCGGAGCTAATGTTTCTGCCATGGACTGTGTATGTCCATAGTACGTTGTGACACAATCTAACTACAGTACACATATTTAATACTCTCTCAGAATATAACATATTTGACAGAATTATTAACATTACAATTCATATAAAGCAACAGTGAAATCCAATATTCAACTTCACAAACAATTGTTCTCACTAGGCGGGGAATCAGGATTATACTGTATAACTGAAATagtatcagatttttttttttacagcgcAATCATGATCAATGTACAGTGTAATGGCACATTGTTTAACTCTGAGATAATTACAGCTTTATATCCATATATTATCATTGTTATTACCCCTATTCTGAGTTGTTAGTGCAGGCAGTGATTGTTCTATTGGGTATTGCTGCCATCTACTGTttcaaaatatacagtaccatccCTCTGAACAACTCCACAAACACATGCTCATGATACAAAGTTATTTCAATATGTTTACGTTTAATACATCCAGGAAATCCCAGATATTGACCAAAATAATATTGAATCATAAAGGTATCACGTTGTATAGTGCAATCGTGCATTCAATCGTGCATTTATTAGTGAGAGTAAATTACACTGGTTGATTCGAGCGGTATCCCCAGCATCAATACACTTTAGTGAAGCTTCTCATCACAACATGGTGTTAATTTCCCATTGGGAAGAGAAGGAAGCCATTGAAGATAGTACGGTTATTTGAATCATCAGAAGCCCTCTCACTGGATTTCATGTGTACCACATCACTCTCCTCCAGATGTAgtacagctgcattagacaaacTTTTTATGCCCACCGCTATTGATTTCATCAACATACAATACTAACTTTTTTATACTGACATTTTTATAAAGTAAAGCACCCATCCATTTGTACCAATACCACAAAGGGTCAATCTGAAGTAGTAGACCCCTCTCACTGGTGCAGTGAAGATATATGTAACAGAGGGAATTAAAGGAGAGAGATCATTCCTAACATAGAGATGAGCTTCAGTTTAGTGTTTTATTAATCAGATAACTGTGTGCTTCAGTACACATTCTTGTGAGGACATTACCATACCTGTAATTGGGTTGTAGTGGTTGCTGATGTTtgtgaatacagtgccttgcaaaagtattcatccccctaggcgtttttcatatttttttgcattacctgtaatttaaatagatttttatttggatttcatgtgatggacaaacacaaaatagtccaaattggtgaagtgaaaaaaaaaataataataatatttttaaaaatcataaAATTGAAAactggaaaagtggtgtgtgcaaatgtattcaccccttttgctatgaagcccctaaataagatctggtgcaaccaatgaccttcagaagtcacagaataagttagattgcacacaggtggactttatttaagtgtcacatgatctcagtatatgtacacctgttctgaaaggccccagagtctgcaacaccacagagcaaggggcaccaccaaacaagcaacaccatgaagaccaaggagctctccacaAGTCAGGGacgaagttgtggagaagtacagatcagggttgggttataaaaaaaatatctgaaactgaacatcccacggagcaccgtTAAATCCATTATCAAAaattggaaagaatatggcaccataacaaaccattgcttaaagaaaaaaaaataagaaaacacgtttggtgttcgccaaaatggcagcatcatgctgtggggatgtttttctttgaaatttgtcagaattgaaggaatgattgaTGGCGctgcctgtttcagtcttccagagatttgagactgggacggaggttcaccttccagcaggacaatgaccccagcatactgctaaagcaacacttgaatggtttaaggggaacatttaaatgtcttggaatggactagtcaaagcccagacctcaatccaattgagaatctgtgttaagacttaaagattgctgtacatcagcggaacccatccaacagATTAAATgaccccccccatcaatctacacacaataccccataatgacaaagcaaaaactggtttttagaaatgtttgcaaatttataaagattaaaaagctgaaatagcacatttacataagtattcagactctttgctcagtactttgtagaagaaccaatggcagcgattacagccttgagtcttgggtatgatgctacaagcttggtacacctgtatttggggagtttctaccattcccctctgcagatcctcacaagctctgtcaggttggatggggagcgtcgctgcacagctattttcagatctctccagagatgtttgatcgggttcaagtctgggctttcgctgggccactcaagaacattcagagacttgtcccaaagccactcctgcatcgtTTTGgcggtgtgcttagggtcattgtcctgttggaaggtgaaccttcacccaagtctaaggtcctgagagcactggagctggttttcatcaaggatctctctgtactttgctccattcatctttccctggatcctgactagtctcccagtccctgccgctgaaaaatatccccaaagcatgatgctgccaccaccatgcttcaccatagtgatgggcccaggtttcctccagacgtgatgctcaggccaaagagttcaatcttagtttcatcagaccagagaatcttgtttcttgtggtctgagagtcctttagatgccttttggcaaactccaagcggactgtcatgtgccttttatcgaggagtggcttccgtctggccactctaccataaaacctgattgttggagtgctgcagagatggttgtccttctgaaaggttatccaatctccacagagaaactctggggCTCAATTTGGCCAGACGGCGGTACCCTTCCcccgatctgtgcctcgacacaatcctgtctcagagc from Oncorhynchus tshawytscha isolate Ot180627B linkage group LG09, Otsh_v2.0, whole genome shotgun sequence encodes the following:
- the LOC112257598 gene encoding mucin-17; amino-acid sequence: MGRRAADLTTPVPVLGVPALVGVRGWSTAGGERAGGVLPLTWGPQCSIGVQTSPGMRAPPILHGTKLTGTFPSQSERSITPTCNGYIPKEAKEEEGIRQTKSVRQRGVLSKQRSLDSKTKKGVTFEEISSELTENVVFNKWKSGTYCYARAIKTNPHLLGGVGNSKIKERRDLRYTNGSVVDSEAIGGICIDGSDEAEPVSTMSSRGRDQSKPKEHSVAHSYCGNAKRPPAPPPLWMLQEMCRHCGGRQTVVPGAGDEDASLEVKSPSSACPEGTTAMKTPISLTDRNHLLPSHTEKERNSTCSTPRLADRDLLQRQPTQTESQSTHPRCKPPIYNNKDRKPNLPANPAPAWKTKDLKQTNGYTSHYTYPLNTSIRDPVETLVTPSHTHSDKPTRQRTILHTKSITVTKATIEPRHADANTLETPSHWSKIPLPKILKMYPQIAIATRANTPRAHRKHPKTPTHPNTQPNPSNTSCTSTHPYRPNTPYRTFPPNHVNPSHVIRAPKPENTTPRSNTATTLHISAPPYPANTHATKPPNSANSHTATPPTPESTLTTTTKLLNSATKTIHRTTLPSLANTLHIATTLKPANTPCKATLSYPYNPSHTTILTSYYNPSHTTTPTSYYNPSHTTTPTSYYNPSHTTTPTSYYKPSHTNTPTKPLFHTLNLSNTSHTPSSPDSANASPITPPNVDNASQTTISSLCSNALYTATQHHSSSTSLPICRPLIMTQIHNNKPPDPSNRSTTNTQNNSTFINTHIEQTAALHTSSHNRFVVDPIMHANVYAKVLSLSNKSRHCAPVIVSQTHQERHSGIFNASQVTNLPKHITEIKINKEWEQQGHIVTQHQGDLFTNLKPGSECQIHSHKEHIPSSVLHTHANTTFRFSLDRQIYTNYAPTSSTPQTQTDPKPLIASQTNTTAHDKPITETPNHINKDFRSTPTPHKHTSPTHRLIPQARPCTITELLTHKAINPKYNPLLPPSRMAHLESYTLTHSNQTHQMIHPVFLLSSTIPQPSRDDPRLAHSHPADTDLLLLPPSPQCSRPAPFHKRLQCVEASLAANQDRITTLLNIIQDLEMSHALNKGRRCYRTGQDLRECSTCQKTACIVYSVEYDFRQQERRFLEVLYPQRADNNTPPSLPHNSTLLTNAITKTMTKSKVKSKKLCKMLFQWLPRTIQRTKSSFHQLSPDHLNS